The following proteins are co-located in the Mycteria americana isolate JAX WOST 10 ecotype Jacksonville Zoo and Gardens unplaced genomic scaffold, USCA_MyAme_1.0 Scaffold_53, whole genome shotgun sequence genome:
- the HGH1 gene encoding protein HGH1 homolog: MAAEAEAAAAELAALLAPAAAPAARAGAAALALSLSGDAAGRRLLAGRPAALAALLELAAGPCPAAARDALGCLVNVSAEPAARGPLLAALPALLGLLPGGPACGLLANLCRERGAARRVLRALRERGPGLAPLLQALGEPRPPPQLGPLLCNLSQLPEGRRGLLDRSRRSVQRLLPFTQYRDSAVHRRGVVGALRNCCFEYEDHEWLLSEEVDILPFLLLPLAGPEEFPEDEMERLPADLQYLPQDKQREEEPDIRKMLLEAIMLLAATKAGRHVVREKGTYLILRELHRWEREPDVLAACEKLIQVLIGDEPGPGMENLLEVKVPEEVEQQLQRLDREEEERWRREKEERQEAGGSTPCPEELSR, translated from the exons ATggcggcggaggcggaggcggcggcggcggagctggCGGCCCTGctggccccggcggcggccccggcggcgcgggcgggcgcggcggcgctggcgctgTCGCTGTCGGGGgacgcggcggggcggcggctgctggcggggcggcccgcggccctGGCGGCCCTGCTGGagctggcggcggggccgtgcccggcggcggcccgcgACGCCCTGGGCTGCCTGGTGAACGTCTCGGCCGAGCCGGCGGCCCGCGGGCCGCTGCtggccgcgctgcccgcgctgctggggctgctgccgggcGGGCCGGCCTGCGGGCTGCTGGCCAACCTCTgccgggagcgcggcgcggcgcggcgggtgcTGCGGGCCCTgcgggagcgcggccccgggctGGCGCCGCTGCTCCAGGCGCTCGgcgagccccggccgccgccccagCTCGGCCCGCTGCTCTGCAACCTCAGCCAGCTGCCCGAGGGCCGCCGCGGGCTCCTCGACCGCTCCCG GCGCTCGGTGCAGCGGCTGCTGCCCTTCACGCAGTACAGGGACTCCGCCGTCCATCGCCGGGGCGTCGTGGGGGCCCTCAGGAACTGCTGCTTCGAGTACG AGGACCACGAGTGGCTGCTGAGTGAGGAGGTCGACATtctgcccttcctcctgctgcctctagCAGGCCCCGAGGAATTTCCTGAGGATGAGATGGAAA ggctgcccgcagACCTGCAGTACCTGCCCCAGGACAAGCAGCGGGAGGAAGAACCTGACATCCGGAAGATGCTGCTGGAAGCCATCATGCTG CTCGCAGCCACCAAGGCCGGCCGGCACGTCGTGAGGGAGAAGGGGACGTACCTGATCCTGCGGGAGCTGCACCGCTGGGAGCGGGAGCCCGACGTGCTGGCTGCCTGCGAGAAGCTCATTCAG GTGCTGATCGGGGACGAGCCCGGCCCGGGGATGGAGAACCTGCTGGAGGTGAAGGTCCCCGAGGaggtggagcagcagctgcagcgcctggaccgggaggaggaggagcggtgGCGGCGGGAGAAGGAAGAGCGGCAAGAGGCGGGGGGCTCGACGCCGTGCCCCGAAGAGCTGTCGCGGTGA